From the genome of Streptacidiphilus rugosus AM-16, one region includes:
- a CDS encoding TetR/AcrR family transcriptional regulator, translating into MAEARTPVWARTRSAGRGPQPSLSVEAVVDAAVAIADAEGVEAVSMRRIAAELGVGTMSLYRYVETKDDLLDLMTDQVMGGEGEERPAPHPDWRAELRGIAVRYRALLLRHQWVLGVSGSRPPLGPNVLDNTERMLGAMDGLGLDIEEMARFGWTVMAYVRGYVMSELAEAETIRRTGVSEDDYRSAVGPYLKRVMAEGRHPLLARYVRDADDHPDPDVVFGRGLDQVLDGIAVTLQRAGHVTRNAVSVAGDTVSGTTTS; encoded by the coding sequence TTGGCGGAAGCCCGTACCCCCGTGTGGGCCCGGACGCGCAGCGCCGGGCGGGGGCCCCAGCCGTCCCTGAGCGTCGAGGCGGTCGTGGACGCCGCCGTCGCCATCGCCGACGCCGAGGGCGTCGAGGCCGTGTCGATGCGCAGGATCGCCGCCGAGCTCGGGGTGGGGACCATGTCCCTGTACCGCTATGTCGAGACCAAGGACGACCTGCTCGACCTGATGACCGATCAGGTCATGGGCGGCGAGGGCGAGGAGCGCCCCGCGCCGCACCCCGACTGGCGCGCCGAACTGCGCGGCATCGCCGTCCGCTACCGGGCCCTGCTGCTGCGCCACCAGTGGGTGCTCGGCGTCTCCGGCTCCCGGCCGCCGCTCGGTCCCAACGTGCTCGACAACACCGAGCGGATGCTGGGCGCGATGGACGGACTCGGCCTCGACATCGAGGAGATGGCGCGCTTCGGCTGGACCGTGATGGCCTATGTGCGGGGCTATGTGATGAGCGAGCTCGCCGAGGCCGAGACGATCCGCCGCACCGGCGTCAGCGAGGACGACTACCGCAGCGCCGTCGGCCCCTACCTGAAGCGGGTCATGGCCGAGGGGCGGCACCCGCTGCTGGCCCGCTACGTCCGTGACGCCGACGACCACCCGGACCCCGACGTCGTGTTCGGGCGTGGCCTCGACCAGGTCCTCGACGGCATCGCCGTGACCCTGCAGCGTGCTGGCCACGTCACCCGGAACGCCGTGTCAGTCGCGGGCGATACCGTTTCCGGTACGACGACGAGCTAG
- the ung gene encoding uracil-DNA glycosylase has translation MSTPALTDEFVLPESWRDALQGEIEQPYFGELAAFVAAEREAGQVFPPRGEVFAALESTPLSEVKVLLLGQDPYHDDNQAHGMCFSVRRGVKVPPSLRNIYKELASDIEVTAPKHGNLQEWADQGVLLLNAVLTVRAHEAGSHAGKGWEKFTDAVIKAVSARPEPVVFVLWGGYAKKKLPLIDTSRHVVVQSGHPSPLSARHFLGTKPFSQIDKALADFGQKPINWQLSD, from the coding sequence ATGTCCACTCCCGCCCTCACCGACGAGTTCGTGCTGCCCGAGTCCTGGCGCGACGCCCTGCAGGGCGAGATCGAGCAGCCGTACTTCGGCGAGCTCGCGGCGTTCGTCGCCGCCGAGCGCGAGGCCGGGCAGGTCTTCCCGCCCCGCGGCGAGGTCTTCGCCGCGCTGGAGTCGACGCCGCTGAGCGAGGTCAAGGTCCTGCTGCTGGGTCAGGACCCGTACCACGACGACAACCAGGCGCACGGCATGTGCTTCTCGGTCCGCCGCGGAGTCAAGGTCCCTCCGTCGCTGCGCAACATCTACAAGGAGCTCGCCTCCGACATCGAGGTCACCGCGCCCAAGCACGGCAACCTCCAGGAGTGGGCCGACCAGGGCGTGCTGCTGCTCAACGCGGTGCTCACGGTGCGCGCCCACGAGGCGGGCTCGCATGCGGGCAAGGGCTGGGAGAAGTTCACCGACGCGGTGATCAAGGCGGTCAGCGCCCGCCCCGAGCCGGTCGTCTTCGTGCTGTGGGGCGGCTACGCGAAGAAGAAGCTCCCGCTGATCGACACCTCCCGCCACGTCGTCGTCCAGAGCGGCCACCCCTCGCCGCTCTCCGCCCGCCACTTCCTGGGCACCAAGCCCTTCTCGCAGATCGACAAGGCGCTGGCCGACTTCGGCCAGAAGCCGATCAACTGGCAGCTCAGCGACTGA
- a CDS encoding class F sortase, with protein MTPTGRTTGAGTALAQPANLPRSTPLSLAIPSVRLTAPLLGLGMDGKGAAELPPFSLPRTAGWLRDSASPGEAGTAVIVGHVDTATGPAVFWNLAAVRPGAEVDVGRLDGRTAVFTVDQVRSYPKAAFPAAEVYGPGQGPGAQLRVITCGGSFDRARHEYTGNVVLFAHLAAVR; from the coding sequence GTGACGCCGACGGGGCGGACGACGGGAGCCGGGACGGCCCTGGCGCAGCCGGCGAACCTGCCGAGATCGACGCCGCTCTCGCTCGCCATCCCGTCCGTGCGGTTGACCGCGCCGCTGCTCGGCCTCGGCATGGACGGCAAGGGCGCCGCCGAGCTGCCGCCGTTCTCGCTGCCGCGCACGGCGGGCTGGCTGCGCGACTCCGCCTCGCCGGGGGAGGCCGGCACCGCGGTGATCGTCGGGCATGTCGACACCGCCACCGGCCCCGCCGTCTTCTGGAACCTCGCCGCCGTCCGGCCCGGGGCCGAGGTGGACGTCGGCCGTCTCGACGGGCGCACCGCCGTCTTCACCGTGGACCAGGTGCGCTCCTATCCCAAGGCGGCCTTCCCAGCCGCGGAGGTCTACGGCCCGGGCCAGGGCCCCGGCGCGCAGCTCCGGGTGATCACCTGCGGTGGGAGCTTCGACCGGGCCAGGCACGAGTACACCGGCAACGTCGTCCTCTTCGCCCACCTGGCCGCCGTCCGCTGA